One segment of Amycolatopsis alba DSM 44262 DNA contains the following:
- a CDS encoding winged helix-turn-helix transcriptional regulator has protein sequence MLGNPYDPDCPTRALLDRIGDQWTVLIVGVLGDGPLRFTEIGKRVRGISQKVLTQTLRSLVRDGILTRTAYPEIPPHVEYELTALGRNLAEPLDMLDKWARVHMGEVLDARKTYDGADISRADGNVSQGAGGQATRVTA, from the coding sequence GTGCTCGGAAACCCGTACGATCCCGACTGCCCCACCCGCGCGCTGCTCGACCGCATCGGCGACCAGTGGACCGTGCTGATCGTCGGAGTGCTCGGCGACGGCCCGCTCCGGTTCACCGAGATCGGCAAACGCGTGCGCGGCATCTCGCAGAAGGTCCTCACCCAGACGCTGCGCAGCCTCGTCCGCGACGGCATCCTGACGCGCACCGCGTACCCGGAGATCCCGCCGCACGTCGAGTACGAGCTGACCGCGCTCGGCCGCAACCTCGCCGAACCGCTCGACATGCTCGACAAATGGGCCCGCGTGCACATGGGCGAGGTCCTCGACGCCCGCAAGACCTACGACGGCGCCGACATATCGCGCGCTGACGGAAACGTGTCGCAGGGCGCCGGCGGGCAAGCAACTCGCGTCACCGCTTGA
- a CDS encoding SRPBCC family protein — MGKIQRISANGHTSASPEAVYALLVDRERWPDWSPLGRFRLLEKGDQNGLGAIGVFSTNGVNACEEVILLEPGKRFGYTLRKGMPLRDYRAYVDLMPALGGTDIHWHASFVPKIPGTGALYRRFLGHFFARMVDGLTTRASRGAP; from the coding sequence ATGGGGAAGATCCAGCGCATTTCCGCGAACGGCCACACCAGCGCGAGTCCCGAAGCCGTCTACGCCCTCCTCGTGGACCGCGAGCGCTGGCCCGACTGGTCCCCGCTGGGCAGGTTCCGCCTCCTGGAGAAGGGCGATCAGAACGGCCTCGGCGCCATCGGCGTCTTCAGCACTAACGGCGTCAACGCCTGCGAAGAGGTCATCTTGCTCGAACCCGGCAAACGCTTCGGGTACACGCTGCGCAAGGGGATGCCACTGCGTGACTACCGCGCGTACGTCGACCTCATGCCCGCGCTCGGCGGCACCGACATCCACTGGCACGCGTCGTTCGTCCCCAAGATCCCCGGCACCGGAGCGCTCTACCGCCGGTTCCTCGGGCACTTCTTCGCGCGCATGGTCGACGGCCTCACAACGCGGGCCTCGCGCGGCGCACCATAA
- a CDS encoding response regulator transcription factor, whose product MIRVVVVDDEPMVCAHLRTILGSAADIEVVAQAQDGAEAVEAVVRHRPRVVLMDLRMPGVDGLTAVERIAKLPEPPAVVALTTFDADTYVIRALRAGAAGFLVKSTPPEDLIGLVRVAADGHTVLSPEAAQRLVAMSADGRRRGDDARRKTDGLTERETDVLACLGEGLSNADIAARLHLAEATVKSYVSRMLVKLDCANRTQAGLLAHEAGLVKR is encoded by the coding sequence GTGATCCGGGTGGTCGTCGTCGACGACGAGCCGATGGTCTGCGCGCATCTGCGGACGATCCTCGGTTCCGCGGCCGACATCGAGGTCGTGGCACAGGCGCAGGACGGCGCCGAGGCGGTCGAAGCCGTGGTCCGGCACCGGCCGCGGGTGGTGCTGATGGATCTGCGGATGCCCGGTGTCGACGGGCTGACCGCCGTCGAGCGGATCGCGAAACTCCCCGAGCCGCCCGCCGTCGTCGCGCTGACGACATTCGACGCGGACACCTACGTCATCCGCGCGCTGCGGGCGGGCGCGGCCGGGTTCCTGGTGAAGTCCACGCCGCCGGAGGATCTGATCGGCCTGGTCCGGGTCGCGGCGGACGGGCACACCGTGCTCTCCCCCGAAGCCGCGCAACGGCTGGTGGCGATGTCGGCCGACGGACGGCGTCGCGGGGACGACGCGCGGCGGAAGACCGACGGGCTCACCGAACGCGAGACGGACGTCCTGGCCTGTCTCGGCGAAGGACTGTCCAATGCGGACATCGCGGCGCGGCTGCATCTGGCCGAGGCGACGGTGAAGAGCTACGTGTCGCGGATGCTGGTCAAACTGGACTGCGCGAACCGGACCCAGGCGGGTCTGCTCGCGCACGAGGCCGGTCTGGTCAAGCGGTGA
- a CDS encoding sensor histidine kinase produces MEKSRPFRPGPVDTLWLTLASLAFAGLDVTLYVFGEPTTGWAGPAAGVTLQVLLDLSLILLFRYPKLVAGLVTAGGLLMLASDLFSPGLLVPERQLTLMTVPTITPVVLSQLARLMDRRTLLWLTAILVACASRPWDAHWNTTPFGLLGTALPTTLSLYFEARRQLLRSLRDRAERAEREQHLLAERARAEERRKLAEEMHDVVTHRLSLMVLHAGALGVVSADEAVRTSAEDIRREGALALDELRDLVGVLRNGANAEPRTLTDGAAGDPATLVEESASVGIPTELTVRGDPGRISPTVARTAYRVVQEALTNVRKHAPGSTATVDLRYHAGGLDIAVENTRAGAAPDPALAGSGSGAGLAGLRQRVELIGGRFDAGPRTGGGYRVGAILPAYVPTTEGDR; encoded by the coding sequence GTGGAGAAAAGCAGGCCGTTCCGGCCGGGACCGGTCGACACCTTGTGGCTCACGCTGGCCTCACTCGCGTTCGCGGGCCTGGACGTCACGCTGTACGTGTTCGGCGAACCGACGACCGGCTGGGCGGGGCCCGCGGCGGGGGTCACCCTGCAGGTGCTGCTCGATCTCTCGCTGATCCTGCTGTTCCGGTATCCGAAGCTGGTCGCGGGCCTGGTCACGGCGGGCGGGCTGCTGATGCTCGCCTCCGATCTGTTCTCGCCGGGGCTGCTGGTGCCGGAGCGGCAGCTGACGCTGATGACCGTCCCGACGATCACCCCGGTGGTGCTGAGCCAGCTGGCCCGCCTGATGGACCGGCGGACCCTGCTCTGGCTGACCGCGATCCTGGTGGCCTGCGCGTCGCGGCCGTGGGACGCGCACTGGAACACCACCCCGTTCGGGCTGCTGGGCACGGCCTTGCCCACCACGCTTTCGCTGTACTTCGAGGCGCGGCGGCAGTTGCTGCGCTCACTGCGGGACCGTGCCGAACGCGCCGAACGCGAACAGCACCTGCTCGCCGAACGCGCCCGCGCGGAGGAACGGCGGAAGCTGGCCGAAGAGATGCACGACGTCGTCACGCACCGGCTGAGCCTGATGGTGCTGCACGCCGGCGCGCTCGGCGTCGTCTCGGCGGACGAGGCGGTGCGAACCTCCGCCGAGGACATCCGGCGCGAAGGCGCGCTCGCCCTGGACGAACTGCGTGATCTCGTCGGGGTGCTGCGCAACGGCGCGAACGCCGAACCCCGCACGCTCACCGACGGCGCGGCCGGCGATCCGGCGACGCTCGTCGAGGAGTCGGCGTCGGTGGGCATCCCGACGGAACTGACCGTGCGCGGCGATCCGGGGCGGATCTCCCCGACCGTCGCGCGCACGGCGTACCGCGTCGTGCAGGAAGCGCTGACGAACGTCCGCAAGCACGCGCCGGGATCGACCGCGACCGTCGATCTCCGCTATCACGCGGGTGGTCTGGACATCGCGGTGGAGAACACGCGCGCGGGCGCCGCACCCGATCCGGCGCTGGCGGGCAGCGGTTCCGGCGCCGGACTCGCCGGGCTGCGGCAGCGCGTCGAGCTGATCGGCGGCCGGTTCGACGCCGGACCGCGAACGGGCGGCGGGTACCGCGTCGGTGCGATACTTCCGGCCTACGTCCCGACGACGGAAGGAGATCGGTGA
- a CDS encoding ArnT family glycosyltransferase, giving the protein MSIATQTVRTGQEHAFARLPVFVVAALAAAALLATSGRYAHGFDELYFLMAGREHLAWGYFDQPPLIPALAGAMDSLFPGSLVMLRLPMTLAAAAGVVVTALIARELGGGRGAQVLAAGLYATSGVIIVSHWIGTYVFDPFLWTVIVWLVVRWVRTRRDGLLVWAGVVTAISLQTKFLIPAFWALTLLAALVLGPRELLRRPKLWLGAGIAVVATIPTLLWQASNGWPYLIMNDVVSAEFPGTWPFLRDGFLTAGVGAGVLAFVYGLVRLIVSRELRGYRFLGVVIAALIVAFLLLHGRSYYLMSVFALPFAAAATGFAQHVPKWRLVAWPAMVLSAVITLAGLPIYPATMTRTSFGPITLGSSFAGGELPQQELVKAIGETYAALPPEQRARTAVYAEIYPFAAATEFYGARYGIDHVYSGHRGYWYFDRPPGSADSVLFAGFDPGLLKPYFTTVTPVVEGLLWRYDGRQGSWDDIWPKLERH; this is encoded by the coding sequence ATGAGCATCGCGACTCAAACAGTCCGAACAGGACAGGAACACGCCTTCGCCCGCCTGCCGGTGTTCGTCGTCGCCGCGCTGGCCGCCGCCGCGCTCCTGGCCACGAGCGGCCGGTACGCGCACGGCTTCGACGAGCTGTACTTCCTGATGGCGGGCCGGGAACATCTGGCGTGGGGCTATTTCGACCAGCCGCCGCTGATCCCGGCGCTGGCCGGGGCGATGGACTCGCTGTTCCCCGGTTCGCTGGTGATGCTGCGCCTGCCGATGACGCTGGCCGCGGCCGCCGGGGTGGTCGTCACCGCGCTGATCGCCAGGGAACTGGGCGGCGGACGCGGCGCGCAGGTGCTCGCGGCCGGGCTTTACGCCACGTCCGGGGTGATCATCGTCAGCCACTGGATCGGCACCTACGTCTTCGACCCGTTCCTCTGGACGGTGATCGTCTGGCTGGTCGTCCGCTGGGTGCGGACCCGCCGTGACGGGCTGCTGGTCTGGGCGGGGGTGGTCACCGCGATCTCCCTGCAGACGAAGTTCCTCATCCCCGCCTTCTGGGCGCTCACTCTGCTCGCCGCGCTGGTACTAGGGCCGAGGGAGTTGCTGCGACGGCCGAAACTGTGGCTGGGCGCGGGAATCGCTGTCGTCGCGACGATCCCGACGCTGCTCTGGCAGGCGTCGAACGGCTGGCCGTACCTGATCATGAACGACGTCGTCTCGGCGGAATTCCCCGGCACGTGGCCCTTTCTCCGCGACGGATTCCTGACGGCGGGCGTCGGGGCGGGTGTGCTCGCGTTCGTCTACGGCCTCGTCCGGCTGATCGTTTCGCGTGAACTTCGCGGCTATCGCTTCCTGGGGGTGGTGATAGCCGCGCTCATCGTGGCGTTCCTGCTGTTGCACGGCCGTTCCTACTATCTGATGAGCGTCTTCGCGCTGCCGTTCGCCGCCGCGGCGACGGGCTTCGCGCAGCACGTTCCGAAATGGCGGCTGGTGGCCTGGCCCGCGATGGTGCTTTCGGCCGTGATCACCCTCGCCGGCCTGCCGATCTACCCGGCGACCATGACCCGGACGAGCTTCGGCCCGATCACGCTCGGCAGTTCCTTCGCCGGTGGTGAACTGCCGCAACAGGAACTGGTCAAGGCGATCGGCGAAACGTACGCGGCCCTGCCGCCGGAGCAGCGGGCACGCACCGCCGTCTACGCCGAGATCTACCCGTTCGCCGCCGCGACCGAGTTCTACGGCGCGCGGTACGGCATCGACCACGTTTACAGTGGCCACCGCGGCTACTGGTACTTCGACCGGCCACCGGGGTCCGCGGACAGCGTGCTGTTCGCCGGCTTCGATCCGGGACTGCTCAAGCCGTACTTCACCACGGTGACCCCGGTGGTGGAAGGCCTGCTGTGGCGGTACGACGGCAGACAGGGTTCCTGGGACGACATCTGGCCCAAGCTGGAAAGGCACTGA
- a CDS encoding GOLPH3/VPS74 family protein has protein sequence MTELSLPAKAYLLACDVGKNKLRDRQRAGLMIRGAALTDLVLRGRVADDDGKVAVPDAGPTGDLVLDEMLAEIAGESPRKWKWWVRKDARGTLEALESQLETAGVIDMKTGRVLGLFPSRNPIVRDPAVVERLRASVDQALRGPSPVSDTDAALTALAAAVELRGVVSGKDRRRYKDRIEELGERGGDAVPALRKLFRELRAVRASAVSSSGGS, from the coding sequence ATGACCGAACTTTCGTTGCCCGCCAAGGCATATCTGCTCGCTTGCGACGTCGGGAAGAACAAGCTGCGCGACCGGCAGCGGGCGGGCCTGATGATCCGTGGCGCCGCGCTGACCGACCTCGTGCTGCGCGGCCGCGTCGCCGACGACGACGGCAAGGTCGCGGTGCCGGATGCCGGGCCGACCGGGGACCTCGTCCTCGACGAGATGCTCGCCGAGATCGCGGGGGAGAGCCCCCGCAAGTGGAAATGGTGGGTGCGCAAGGACGCGCGCGGCACCTTGGAGGCGCTGGAGTCCCAGCTGGAAACGGCGGGCGTGATCGACATGAAGACCGGCCGGGTGCTGGGCCTGTTCCCGTCGCGGAACCCGATCGTGCGGGATCCGGCCGTCGTCGAACGGCTGCGGGCGTCGGTCGATCAGGCGCTGCGCGGCCCCTCGCCGGTGTCCGACACGGACGCCGCGCTCACCGCCCTGGCGGCCGCTGTGGAACTCCGCGGTGTCGTTTCGGGCAAGGACCGGCGCCGGTACAAGGATCGGATCGAGGAGCTGGGCGAACGCGGCGGCGACGCGGTTCCCGCGCTGCGCAAGCTGTTCCGGGAACTGCGGGCGGTGCGGGCGTCGGCCGTGTCGTCATCCGGCGGGAGCTGA
- a CDS encoding PH domain-containing protein, whose amino-acid sequence MTSGEFEGWSTLDKRTLPVTALTMTGAAVGAAIPITAAIVGGGGRLWVALAWVVAGGVVLVGGGVLAELFYWKGVRYRVTPDRLETAFTLVFRSRKSLQRERIRNVDLTANPLHRLFGVAVVTIGTGSQEPGGQGRIKLNPVSRAEAERLRADLLRRAEIAETDEDAPLAELDRSWIRYAPMSFLSPALGLAAGGGLMQVSEWAGLQKGLIDWVIGLFRGIPLVVAILILLAIAMVVGVVGALGLWVEMWWNYRLDREAGGTLRVRRGLFTTRSISIEEARLRGVDLVEPLGNRISGAARVDAIATGTRQNDDQDKTDYHTLLPAAPVATANRIAAAVLREPVSPTEAVRLAGHPRAARGRLLRWWIGSVVVLLAIFAILGFLLTGVLLVIGAALGVVLLPVSVLLALDAYRNLGHGITGRYLVGRHGTVRRSTFALERDGVIGWTVKQSIFQRRKGLLTVVATTAAGTGAYSVYDAGEEQGLLFAEESVPDLLTPFLERA is encoded by the coding sequence ATGACCTCGGGTGAGTTCGAAGGCTGGAGCACGCTCGACAAGCGGACGCTCCCGGTCACCGCGCTGACCATGACAGGTGCGGCCGTCGGTGCCGCGATCCCGATCACGGCCGCGATCGTGGGCGGCGGAGGGCGGCTCTGGGTCGCGCTCGCCTGGGTCGTGGCAGGCGGGGTGGTCCTCGTCGGCGGTGGTGTGCTGGCGGAGCTGTTCTACTGGAAGGGGGTGCGGTACCGGGTCACGCCGGACCGGCTGGAGACGGCGTTCACCCTGGTCTTCCGCTCGCGGAAATCCCTGCAGCGCGAACGGATCCGCAACGTCGACCTGACCGCGAACCCGCTGCACCGGCTGTTCGGTGTCGCCGTGGTGACCATCGGCACCGGATCGCAGGAACCGGGTGGACAGGGCCGGATCAAGCTCAACCCGGTCTCTCGCGCCGAGGCCGAGCGGCTGCGCGCGGACCTGTTGCGCCGCGCGGAAATCGCGGAGACCGACGAGGACGCGCCGCTCGCCGAGCTGGACCGGAGCTGGATCCGCTACGCGCCGATGTCGTTCCTCTCCCCGGCGCTCGGCCTCGCGGCGGGCGGCGGGCTCATGCAGGTCTCCGAATGGGCGGGGCTGCAGAAGGGCCTGATCGACTGGGTGATCGGCCTGTTCCGCGGCATCCCGCTGGTGGTGGCGATCCTGATCCTGCTGGCGATCGCGATGGTCGTCGGGGTGGTCGGCGCGCTGGGCCTGTGGGTCGAGATGTGGTGGAACTACCGGCTCGACCGCGAAGCGGGCGGCACGCTGCGAGTGCGTCGCGGGCTGTTCACCACGCGCTCGATCTCGATCGAGGAAGCCCGCCTGCGCGGGGTCGACCTCGTCGAGCCGCTCGGGAACCGGATCTCCGGCGCGGCCCGCGTCGACGCGATCGCCACCGGCACACGGCAGAACGACGACCAGGACAAGACCGACTACCACACGCTCCTGCCCGCCGCGCCGGTCGCGACGGCCAACCGGATCGCCGCGGCGGTCCTGCGCGAGCCGGTTTCGCCGACCGAGGCCGTCCGGCTCGCCGGACATCCGCGCGCCGCGCGGGGACGGCTGCTGCGCTGGTGGATCGGTTCGGTGGTGGTCCTGCTGGCGATCTTCGCGATCCTCGGCTTCCTGCTGACCGGCGTCCTGCTGGTGATCGGCGCCGCGCTCGGGGTCGTCCTGCTGCCGGTTTCGGTACTGCTGGCGCTGGACGCCTACCGCAACCTCGGGCACGGGATCACCGGGCGGTACCTGGTCGGGCGGCACGGGACCGTGCGGCGGAGCACGTTCGCCCTGGAGCGCGACGGGGTGATCGGCTGGACGGTCAAGCAGTCGATCTTCCAGCGGCGCAAGGGTTTGCTGACCGTCGTGGCGACCACGGCGGCCGGGACCGGGGCGTACTCGGTGTACGACGCGGGGGAGGAGCAGGGCCTGCTGTTCGCGGAGGAGTCCGTGCCGGACCTGCTGACACCTTTCCTTGAACGGGCCTGA
- a CDS encoding TetR/AcrR family transcriptional regulator, with product MVKVPKQVDHAARRAEIAEALRRLTATRGLEGVSLRHVAAEAGMSMGLVQHYFKTKDEMLLFAIERRSQMYEERLKARLDAGEVPSTPKAILRAIIAEILPLDERRRGDWLMGVAFFIRSISDSSFGTALTEGVPQLFELFAVLIRQGQDAGEVDKSADAMHESTILWALADSQGTNIVMKHRTPDEAMSTVDYYLDRLFGSAPAG from the coding sequence ATGGTGAAGGTGCCGAAACAGGTGGATCACGCCGCGCGGCGCGCGGAGATCGCCGAGGCGCTCAGGCGGCTGACGGCCACGCGCGGCCTCGAAGGAGTCAGCCTCCGTCACGTCGCCGCCGAAGCCGGCATGTCGATGGGCCTGGTGCAGCACTACTTCAAAACCAAGGACGAGATGCTGCTTTTCGCCATCGAGCGCCGTTCGCAGATGTACGAGGAGCGTCTCAAAGCCCGGCTGGACGCGGGCGAAGTGCCGTCGACCCCCAAGGCCATCCTGCGCGCGATCATCGCCGAGATCCTGCCGCTCGACGAACGCCGCCGCGGCGACTGGCTGATGGGCGTCGCGTTCTTCATCCGGTCGATTTCCGACTCCTCCTTCGGGACCGCGCTCACCGAAGGCGTGCCTCAGCTGTTCGAACTGTTCGCCGTGCTGATCCGCCAGGGCCAGGACGCGGGCGAAGTCGACAAGTCGGCCGACGCGATGCACGAATCGACGATCCTCTGGGCGCTCGCGGATTCGCAGGGCACCAACATCGTGATGAAGCACCGCACGCCGGACGAGGCGATGTCCACTGTGGACTACTACCTCGACCGGCTGTTCGGCTCAGCTCCCGCCGGATGA
- a CDS encoding TetR/AcrR family transcriptional regulator: MRVRLLDATIDCLVEYGYAGTTTTRVADRAGVTRGAQVHHFPTKTDLVTSAIRHLAAKRTEVAMAEIDRLKASADPVGDALQLLWEMHQGPVFSATVELWVASRTDAELRAQMAVVEPIATSSLVEFGKALLPDHAAHPEFLHAVYTAMDVVRGILIASWATRDQTELEARWERGRRHLILLFEALMQPAPSR, from the coding sequence ATGCGCGTCAGGCTGCTCGACGCCACGATCGACTGTCTCGTCGAGTACGGCTACGCGGGCACCACGACCACTCGCGTCGCGGATCGCGCCGGGGTGACCCGCGGCGCCCAGGTGCACCATTTCCCGACGAAGACCGACCTCGTCACCTCCGCGATCCGGCATCTCGCGGCCAAGCGCACCGAGGTCGCGATGGCCGAGATCGACCGGCTCAAGGCGTCGGCCGACCCGGTCGGGGACGCGTTGCAGCTGCTGTGGGAGATGCACCAGGGCCCGGTCTTCTCGGCGACCGTGGAGCTGTGGGTGGCCTCGCGGACCGACGCGGAACTGCGCGCCCAGATGGCGGTGGTCGAGCCGATCGCGACGAGCAGCCTGGTCGAGTTCGGCAAGGCGCTGCTCCCGGACCATGCGGCGCATCCGGAGTTCCTGCACGCGGTGTACACGGCGATGGACGTCGTCCGCGGCATCCTCATCGCCAGCTGGGCGACCCGCGACCAGACCGAACTGGAGGCGCGCTGGGAGCGCGGCCGCCGTCACCTGATCCTGCTGTTCGAGGCACTGATGCAGCCCGCTCCCTCTCGCTAG
- a CDS encoding PH domain-containing protein, with protein sequence MRSHCKRTSGVNSVEADLGKVRLRPPRNALDRRVVGWWRLQGTLFWISPVLVLVLLGLLITPARFWLLMPAAVFAVLGVLWVLAMPLWWFKVHRWEVTETAVYARSGFFWQEWRVAPMSRIQTVDTLRGPLQQVFKLATVTVTTASARGAVKIRGLDHELAASLAEQLTETTQATPGDAT encoded by the coding sequence ATGCGATCGCATTGTAAACGAACGTCGGGGGTGAATTCGGTGGAAGCCGATCTGGGGAAGGTGCGGCTGAGGCCGCCGCGGAACGCGCTGGACCGGCGGGTCGTGGGCTGGTGGCGGCTGCAGGGAACGCTGTTCTGGATCTCGCCGGTGCTGGTACTGGTGCTGCTCGGGCTGCTCATCACGCCCGCGCGGTTCTGGCTGCTGATGCCGGCGGCGGTGTTCGCGGTACTGGGCGTGCTCTGGGTGCTCGCGATGCCGTTGTGGTGGTTCAAGGTGCATCGCTGGGAGGTCACGGAGACCGCGGTGTACGCGCGGTCCGGGTTCTTCTGGCAGGAGTGGCGGGTCGCGCCGATGTCGCGGATCCAGACCGTGGACACCCTGCGCGGGCCGCTGCAGCAGGTGTTCAAGCTCGCGACCGTCACGGTCACCACGGCGTCGGCGCGGGGCGCGGTCAAGATCCGCGGGCTCGACCACGAACTGGCGGCGAGCCTGGCGGAGCAGCTCACGGAGACGACGCAGGCGACGCCGGGGGACGCGACATGA
- a CDS encoding CocE/NonD family hydrolase: MGLKILTATVVATLLLTAAPAIASPPAFVLRDGVSAPVFSYEKAIRETAWVETGQDLDRDGQVDRVAADIVRPSEPVAGVPVIMDVSPYFEKIGRGNERQPKTYLPDGTPSQFPLFYDNYFVPRGYAVVLVDIGGTNRSSGCFDDVASGNAVVNWLNGRASAFRTPSGPERIRAGWANGSVGAIGKSQDGATAIGMAASGIDGLKTIVPIAGVSSYYEVHNADGAYFGWAGGPGLYNERAQKLCQPFEDDNARRAGTDGNFNGYWRGLDYVAKTGRVHASVFASMGFHDLNVNPIQFGPWWEALNAYGVPRKAWLHQAAHVDPFDLDRSLFVKTLHRWFDRWLLGVRNGVETEPAIRIEHTPDRWTDERRWPPAGQSRTLWPSPDGGLGNRPAAGAASLTDDPARGASQWVENPSQASPERLVFAGEPVRSDTRIAGTATVTVTARSDKPSARLGAVLVDYGPATVRNTHFPALGTKDLTSRSCWGAGTAADTGCFLDTVADLTSVDKQIVATGWADLGHHRSLWRGEPLVPGKAYTMTFRLSSLDHVVPAGHRLALVLGGTDADMFDPALPAPGARVTFDLNGTSLSVPVVSRT, encoded by the coding sequence ATGGGGCTGAAGATCTTGACCGCCACCGTGGTGGCGACACTGCTGCTCACCGCCGCGCCTGCCATCGCGTCACCACCCGCGTTCGTCCTGCGGGACGGCGTCAGCGCGCCGGTGTTCTCCTACGAGAAGGCCATCCGGGAGACCGCCTGGGTGGAAACCGGCCAGGACCTCGACCGCGACGGCCAGGTCGACAGGGTCGCCGCCGACATCGTCCGGCCGTCGGAACCGGTCGCCGGTGTTCCGGTGATCATGGACGTCAGCCCGTACTTCGAGAAGATCGGGCGCGGCAACGAGCGCCAGCCGAAGACCTACCTCCCCGACGGCACGCCGTCGCAGTTCCCGCTGTTCTACGACAACTACTTCGTCCCGCGCGGGTACGCGGTCGTGCTGGTCGACATCGGGGGCACCAACCGCTCGTCCGGGTGTTTCGACGACGTCGCCTCCGGCAATGCCGTCGTGAACTGGCTCAACGGCCGCGCGAGCGCGTTCCGGACGCCGTCCGGGCCGGAGCGGATCCGGGCGGGCTGGGCGAACGGGTCGGTCGGGGCGATCGGGAAGTCGCAGGACGGGGCGACGGCGATCGGGATGGCTGCGTCCGGGATCGACGGGCTCAAGACGATCGTGCCGATCGCGGGGGTCAGTTCGTACTACGAGGTCCACAACGCGGACGGGGCGTACTTCGGCTGGGCGGGCGGTCCGGGTCTGTACAACGAGCGGGCGCAGAAGCTGTGCCAGCCGTTCGAGGACGACAACGCGCGGCGCGCGGGCACGGACGGGAACTTCAACGGCTACTGGCGCGGGCTCGACTACGTCGCGAAGACCGGGAGGGTGCACGCAAGCGTTTTCGCGTCGATGGGTTTCCACGATCTCAACGTGAACCCGATCCAGTTCGGGCCCTGGTGGGAGGCGCTGAACGCGTACGGCGTGCCGCGCAAGGCGTGGCTGCACCAGGCGGCGCACGTCGACCCGTTCGACCTCGACCGGTCGCTGTTCGTGAAGACCCTGCACCGGTGGTTCGACCGGTGGCTGCTCGGCGTCCGCAACGGCGTCGAGACCGAACCCGCGATCCGGATCGAGCACACCCCGGACCGGTGGACCGACGAACGCCGGTGGCCACCTGCCGGGCAGTCGCGCACCTTGTGGCCCTCCCCGGACGGCGGGCTGGGGAACCGTCCCGCCGCTGGTGCCGCTTCACTGACCGACGACCCGGCGCGAGGTGCGTCGCAGTGGGTGGAGAACCCGTCGCAGGCCAGTCCGGAGCGTCTCGTCTTCGCAGGTGAGCCCGTGCGCTCGGACACCCGGATCGCCGGGACCGCCACGGTGACGGTGACCGCCCGTTCCGACAAGCCGAGCGCGCGGCTCGGGGCGGTGCTGGTCGACTACGGTCCCGCGACCGTGCGGAACACGCACTTCCCCGCGCTGGGCACCAAGGACCTGACGAGCCGTTCCTGCTGGGGCGCGGGAACCGCGGCGGACACCGGCTGCTTCCTCGACACCGTCGCGGATCTGACCAGCGTGGACAAGCAGATCGTGGCGACCGGCTGGGCGGATCTCGGTCATCACCGGTCGCTGTGGCGGGGCGAGCCGCTGGTGCCCGGCAAGGCGTACACGATGACGTTCCGGTTGAGCAGCCTCGATCACGTCGTCCCGGCGGGGCACCGGCTGGCGCTCGTCCTGGGCGGGACCGACGCGGACATGTTCGACCCGGCGCTGCCCGCGCCCGGTGCGCGGGTGACCTTCGACCTGAACGGCACTTCGCTCTCGGTCCCGGTCGTCTCCCGCACTTAA
- a CDS encoding response regulator transcription factor produces the protein MTTQPGRGLVLVVEDDPAIAELASLYLKRDGFGVQVEADGGAALATIRRLRPVAIVLDIGLSGMDGIEICRTLRATGDWTPVLFVTARDDELDRLLGLEIGADDYLTKPFSPRELSARVRTVLRRAAGAAPPAETYTAGGVRVDVTQRRVWAADTEVPLTSTEFDLLTHLVKRPGQVFSREQLLSSVWGYAASAGTRTVDVHIAQLRGKLGGHSPIRTVRGIGYAADAG, from the coding sequence GTGACGACACAACCGGGACGCGGGCTGGTACTGGTCGTCGAGGACGACCCCGCGATCGCCGAACTCGCCTCGCTGTATCTGAAGCGGGACGGGTTCGGCGTCCAGGTCGAGGCGGACGGCGGCGCCGCGCTGGCCACGATCCGGCGGCTGCGCCCGGTCGCGATCGTCCTCGACATCGGACTGTCCGGAATGGACGGTATCGAGATCTGCCGGACGCTGCGCGCGACCGGCGACTGGACGCCGGTGCTGTTCGTGACCGCCCGCGACGACGAACTGGACCGCTTGCTGGGCCTGGAGATCGGCGCGGACGACTATCTGACGAAACCGTTCAGCCCGCGTGAGCTCTCGGCCAGGGTCCGGACCGTCCTGCGCCGCGCCGCCGGAGCGGCACCGCCCGCCGAGACGTACACGGCGGGCGGTGTCCGCGTCGACGTCACCCAGCGCCGGGTCTGGGCCGCCGACACCGAGGTCCCGCTGACCTCGACCGAGTTCGACCTGCTCACCCACCTGGTGAAACGGCCGGGCCAGGTGTTCAGCCGCGAACAGCTGCTCAGTTCCGTCTGGGGTTACGCGGCTTCGGCGGGCACACGGACCGTCGACGTCCACATCGCCCAGCTGCGGGGGAAACTGGGCGGCCACAGTCCGATCAGGACGGTCCGCGGCATCGGCTACGCGGCGGACGCCGGATGA